The following coding sequences lie in one Panicum virgatum strain AP13 chromosome 6N, P.virgatum_v5, whole genome shotgun sequence genomic window:
- the LOC120679197 gene encoding uncharacterized protein LOC120679197 isoform X4, which translates to MTCGNPDCLYLHEVGCQEDSFTKDEVISAYTRTRVPQMASSVSQRRAGAVLPPPADDFSYSVVVSAKHTIKNGTLNTSNHPRLSPPNSSSGRSTLPPASSWGHHDLNARTTASGVTSSQSQTKSKSEPQINSFSSSSTISSTIIPSSWNDDTSATSKMSEERQVSEQESTSKTIEPYKPGIMKETHSLSSLDIDFSTIPSAWNDDDIVVSDGMSKGTEEVQAAKENGKLTHLAFKSPISPKKDVTVNITSKSPSDFVSGLSMSKSDIKAGDGDSSVTNIASKSPSSDIVNCQSCLATDEKILEDIRPRETDIAKLSVQISSITLDGNDEAHSMAGNHQSDVMPCTFVTMPIGQNFDRGQSHMKLDELLPSENKDTVLSFQYGSDKHLDWTSEQQSCSATPLNDIVNSTVVADKLHSRLMDGSDQPSYSSFAGFPNTLGTSLWNDTESNPKLMIGTRTSQMQSGFSSNDKARDLLNGGQDGLGTVCTPGNDSGHPGMGSYQPVAMGSVRSGSVGSFDNNISVNKDESRIISDMLSSEFNLWDDSFSPANNFLRMLRESENNDVPFTVPSWKSGSGSRESRFSFARQDSQGNLDSSLRNYASDQKFFQNGCAFQSLDNDASNSNSLLSDMATTGSSRSKISAPPGFSAPARVPPPGFPSQDGLNPPPGFSSGILSQKVYKTPPRLPSPFSSGLSSQDGPNPPPRSFSAFSSGLSLQDGPNHPSRFPSAFTSGFSPQDGSNQVYGSMYPETLLRDNVLSSNGNHYQVPFGRHTNDIEFNDPTILAVGKGRMPGIGDSGLEMKNIHAFPAHSQTSNNDPRFQLRMQPNVQSHQNLRFTDHTQDAFNPMNDNYLPSRFLQQSHGHLSPYAQMPQQPRNSQLTNGHMDGRSDLRQGTNTLMPDMSRMLYPSEANNLHMLGSNDIYTRAFGM; encoded by the exons ATG ACATGTGGGAATCCAGATTGTCTCTATTTGCATGAAGTAGGTTGTCAGGAGgatagtttcactaaagatgaggTCATCTCAGCATATACGAG GACCAGGGTCCCCCAGATGGCATCTAGTGTTTCGCAAAGACGTGCAGGCGCTGTATTGCCTCCTCCAGCTGATGATTTCTCTTACAGTGTAGTGGTATCAGCCAAGCATACAATCAAGAATGGAACTCTT AATACCAGCAACCACCCTAGACTTTCACCTCCAAACAGTAGTTCTGGGAGGTCCACGCTTCCACCAGCTTCCTCGTG GGGGCATCATGACTTGAATGCCAGGACAACAGCTAGTGGTGTGACATCATCACAATCTCAAACAAAATCAAAATCAGAACCACAAATTAATTCATTTTCCAGTTCTTCTACTATTTCAAGTACAATAATACCTTCTTCATGGAATGACGATACAAGTGCAACGTCAAAAATGTCTGAAGAACGGCAAGTGTCAGAACAAGAAAGTACATCTAAGACCATAGAGCCGTATAAGCCTGGTATTATGAAGGAAACACATTCTCTATCATCACTGGACATAGACTTCTCCACAATACCTTCAGCTTGGAATGACGATGACATTGTAGTGTCAGATGGGATGTCAAAAGGAACTGAGGAAGTTCAAGCTGCTAAAGAAAATGGAAAGCTAACCCATCTTGCGTTTAAGTCACCAATATCACCTAAGAAAGACGTGACAGTGAACATTACCAGCAAAAGTCCTTCAGATTTTGTATCAGGTCTATCAATGTCGAAATCAGATATAAAGGCTGGTGATGGTGATAGCTCAGTTACCAACATTGCTTCTAAAAGCCCTTCTTCAGATATTGTAAACTGCCAATCTTGTCTTGCTACCGATGAGAAAATACTAGAGGATATTAGACCCAGGGAGACTGACATTGCGAAACTATCTGTTCAGATATCTTCAATAACATTAGATGGCAATGATGAGGCTCATAGTATGGCAGGAAACCATCAATCAGATGTGATGCCATGCACGTTTGTTACCATGCCCATAGGTCAGAATTTTGACAGAGGCCAATCTCATATGAAGCTTGATGAGCTCCTACCTTCAGAAAATAAAGATACAGTTCTCTCTTTTCAATATGGTTCTGATAAGCATCTTGATTGGACTTCAGAGCAGCAAAGTTGTAGTGCGACTCCATTAAATGATATAGTAAATTCTACAGTGGTCGCTGACAAACTTCATAGTAGGCTGATGGATGGTTCAGACCAACCATCGTATTCGTCATTTGCCGGGTTTCCTAATACATTAGGCACTTCACTGTGGAATGATACAGAAAGTAACCCTAAATTGATGATTGGTACTAGAACTTCTCAGATGCAGAGTGGGTTTTCTTCAAACGATAAGGCTCGTGACTTGTTAAATGGAGGTCAAGATGGGCTCGGGACTGTATGTACACCTGGTAATGATTCTGGACATCCTGGAATGGGAAGTTATCAGCCTGTTGCAATGGGTTCAGTAAGATCTGGTAGTGTAGGAAGTTTTGACAACAACATAAGTGTAAATAAGGATGAGAGCAGAATAATTTCTGATATGTTGTCATCAGAGTTTAATCTGTGGGATGATTCATTTTCGCCTGCTAACAATTTTCTTAGGATGCTTAGAGAATCTGAAAATAATGATGTTCCTTTCACTGTGCCTTCATGGAAATCAGGATCTGGCAGCAGAGAGTCCAGATTTTCTTTTGCTAGACAGGATAGCCAAGGGAACTTGGATTCATCTCTCAGAAACTATGCTAGTGATCAAAAATTTTTCCAGAATGGTTGTGCGTTCCAATCTCTGGACAATGATGCTTCCAATAGCAATTCTCTTTTGTCAGATATGGCAACTACTG GTTCATCAAGATCTAAAATATCTGCACCCCCAGGATTTTCAGCACCAGCAAGAGTCCCTCCTCCTGGATTTCCTTCCCAGGATGGTCTGAATCCCCCTCCTGGGTTTTCTTCTGGAATTTTATCTCAGAAAGTTTATAAGACTCCACCGAGGTTGCCTTCTCCATTTTCTTCTGGATTATCATCCCAGGATGGGCCTAATCCTCCTCCTAGATccttttctgcattttcttctgGACTTTCATTACAGGATGGGCCCAACCACCCTTCTAGATTTCCTTCTGCATTTACCTCCGGATTTTCACCACAGGATGGGTCTAATCAGGTGTATGGCTCAATGTACCCAG AAACTCTTCTCCGGGATAATGTTTTGAGCAGCAACGGTAATCATTATCAAGTTCCGTTTGGTAGGCACACAAACGACATAGAATTTAATGATCCTACCATACTGGCAGTGGGAAAAGGGCGGATGCCTGGAATTGGTGATTCAGGGCTGGAGATGAAAAATATCCATGCTTTTCCAGCGCACTCGCAAACATCAAACAATGATCCAAGGTTTCAGTTACGGATGCAACCTAATGTGCAGTCTCATCAAAACTTGAGATTCACAGACCATACTCAAGATGCCTTCAATCCTATGAATGATAATTATCTGCCATCTAGATTTTTACAGCAGAGCCACGGTCATTTGTCCCCGTATGCACAGATGCCTCAACAACCCAGAAACTCACAGCTTACAAATGGTCACATGGATGGGCGGAGTGATTTGAGACAAGGGACCAACACCCTTATGCCAGACATGTCGAGGATGCTATATCCAAGTGAAGCGAATAACTTGCACATGCTGGGTTCAAATGATATCTATACCAGAGCCTTTGGAATGTGA